The following proteins are co-located in the Symphalangus syndactylus isolate Jambi chromosome 21, NHGRI_mSymSyn1-v2.1_pri, whole genome shotgun sequence genome:
- the C21H3orf22 gene encoding uncharacterized protein C3orf22 homolog isoform X3: MDSSARKMSHPSKKWRIQAQENFAKKFPYRLSWLTEPDPEPLQPWEVTKNSNTVQLPLQKRLVPTRSIPVRGVGVRIKKSMNVTSRTLSQMYTHTDGKHGKSG, encoded by the exons ATGGACTCCAGTGCCCGCAAGATGTCTCACCCGAGTAAGAAGTGGAGGATCCAGGCCCAGGAGAATTTTGCCAAGAAGTTTCCATACAG GTTGTCGTGGCTGACAGAGCCCGACCCTGAGCCCCTGCAGCCCTGGGAGGTCACAAAAAACTCGAACACCGTGCAACTGCCCCTGCAGAAGAGGTTGGTGCCAACGAGGTCCATCCCAGTCCGAGG GGTTGGTGTGAGGATTAAAAAGAGTATGAATGTCACTTCTAGGACTTTATCCCAAATGTACACTCACACAG
- the C21H3orf22 gene encoding uncharacterized protein C3orf22 homolog isoform X1 → MDSSARKMSHPSKKWRIQAQENFAKKFPYRLSWLTEPDPEPLQPWEVTKNSNTVQLPLQKRLVPTRSIPVRGLGAPDFTSPSGSCPAPLRAPSPPPLCSLWELKLLSRRFPRQVAFLLSARHTEAACPQTSEAAGPSRGLS, encoded by the exons ATGGACTCCAGTGCCCGCAAGATGTCTCACCCGAGTAAGAAGTGGAGGATCCAGGCCCAGGAGAATTTTGCCAAGAAGTTTCCATACAG GTTGTCGTGGCTGACAGAGCCCGACCCTGAGCCCCTGCAGCCCTGGGAGGTCACAAAAAACTCGAACACCGTGCAACTGCCCCTGCAGAAGAGGTTGGTGCCAACGAGGTCCATCCCAGTCCGAGG GCTCGGGGCTCCAGATTTTACATCACCGTCCGGCTCCTGCCCGGCACCACTACGggcaccatcaccacctccactgTGCAGCCTTTGGGAACTCAAGTTGCTGAGTCGCCGCTTCCCCAGACAAGTCGCCTTCCTGCTGTCCGCCCGGCACACTGAGGCTGCCTGCCCCCAGACCAGCGAGGCGGCAGGGCCGTCCAGGGGCCTCTCCTAG
- the C21H3orf22 gene encoding uncharacterized protein C3orf22 homolog isoform X4 has product MDSSARKMSHPSKKWRIQAQENFAKKFPYRLSWLTEPDPEPLQPWEVTKNSNTVQLPLQKRLVPTRSIPVRGVGVRIKKSMNVTSRTLSQMYTHTVM; this is encoded by the exons ATGGACTCCAGTGCCCGCAAGATGTCTCACCCGAGTAAGAAGTGGAGGATCCAGGCCCAGGAGAATTTTGCCAAGAAGTTTCCATACAG GTTGTCGTGGCTGACAGAGCCCGACCCTGAGCCCCTGCAGCCCTGGGAGGTCACAAAAAACTCGAACACCGTGCAACTGCCCCTGCAGAAGAGGTTGGTGCCAACGAGGTCCATCCCAGTCCGAGG GGTTGGTGTGAGGATTAAAAAGAGTATGAATGTCACTTCTAGGACTTTATCCCAAATGTACACTCACACAG TAATGTAA